Within the Gigantopelta aegis isolate Gae_Host chromosome 8, Gae_host_genome, whole genome shotgun sequence genome, the region ggccatggtttgtgctatcctgcctgtgggaagcgcaaataaaagatcccttgctgctaatcagaagagtagcccatgtagtggcgacagcgggtttcctctcaaaatctgtgtggtccttaaccatatgtctgacgccatataaccgtaaataaaatgtgttgagtgcgtcgttaaataaaatatttctttcttggtggttatggtggtgatggttcTGGTTGTGGTGGTAATAGTTGATGTGGTGGTAGTTGTGATGGTTACAGATGTGGTGATGctggttgtggtggtgatggttgtggttgtggtggtaATAGTTGATGTGGTGGTAGTTGTGATGGTTACAGATGTGGTGATGctggttgtggtggtgatggttaTGGTTGTGGTGGTAATAGTTGATGTGGTGGTAGTTGTGATGGTTGTAGATGTGGTGATGctggttgtggtggtgatggttgcGGTTGTGGTGGTAATAATTGATGTGGTGGTAGTTGTGATGGTTGTAGATGTGGTGATGCTGGTGCTGGTCATGctggttgtggtggtgatggttgtgTTTGTTGTGGTAATAGTTGATGTGGTGGTAGTTGTGATGGTTGTAGATGTGGTGATGCTGGTGCTGGTGATGCTGGTTGTGGTGATCATGATGGTTGTGATAATGGTGGTTACCGTGATTGTGATTGTGAAGGTTATTTTggcggtggtgatgatggttgtggtgatagtgatggtggtagtaATGATGGTGGttttggtgatggtggtggtggtgatgcgGTTATGTTGTAGTGGTTGTGATAGTATTTATGGTGGATCTGGTTGTGGTTGTGTTGTAGTTGATGATAAAGATCGGTGTTGGTTGTTGTAATTGTGGAATAAATAACTCTAACAGAAGTTTCATAAGCTCGATTGATGACTTTTGTTTCTTTAGTCACAGCCGCTAGATCAGTTAGCAATCATTAATGATATTGTTCTCGTTAGCAAAGAAGCATTTTTTATCAGGCCATTTTTGTGAATAAAAGATCAAATCCATTTGTGAGACCGCATCTGAGCAGAAAGCTAAGTCAGATTTGAAAGGCAAACTACAGAGCGAAGAATGAATacgttagacatcaaatagccgtagttataACTGTGCTGAGAGAGGatgatatgagagagagagagagagagagagagagagagagagagagagagagagagagagagagagagagagagagagagagagagagagagagagagagacagacagacagacagacagacagacagacgtagTTTACCCTTACCGATATCTTCGATATCCACTGTccctacagggtgtatactaccaaatcaaatcccatatacgacaatagtaacatatgtggctaaaactcctacctgcagcgtatcaatcgacataaacgccacggatataactACTACCAcacctcacacttaaagtgaatcagaaaaaaatgggggtcaagctgctcgtttctgagataacgggtagcgtctatgactaccctagttccgcacaaaattcaagtacttttttttacagataccccATAAATGTTtgaagcacaaggctacttgacacactggtactagatgaaataaaattgcatatttgttttacccagatgaaactattttttttttacaaccaacacactcacatttataaccaatcacaggacttgtggtgttcacttctctatcaaaagttgggtgcacctccaactttgacccagtcggaagttctttggtttagtactacctacagacaggacagtgcataccactgcttttgatTTACCAATCGTAGGGCACTGGTTTGGGAAGAAAAAACCGAGTTCATAATATCTAGAcgagctctaccactgagctaaatgtCGCAGCCAAAAGACGTTTCATTTATCAAGACAATTTGACAGCCTTAATTTTAGACTCAAAACTCAAAAGGTAACGACTCCATAATACATTTGCACCTTTATTTTTTAGCATGAGTCTGGAATGGAAAACTGCGCAAGTATTATAAAACCCAGGTGGTTATTAAAGTGTATTGTCTTGACGAACAATACACAATGTTGATGTCCAACAATCGGTGCCAATTAATGTTGACTGGAAATCATTGATTAGAACCATATGTTCCCGATCGTAAAGAAGATGATAATTAACGTGAGGTGTACGCGCCGAGATCCGCTTCCGTCTGTGCGGCTCGGCTTTATTAACGACCCCTTTGTCGTCTGGTTTGgcgaaattaatatttttacgaCATCGCTTTAGACATTCCCACTTACAGAAGCAGTTGgggaaaaagtaataaattttTCCAAATGATGTTTTATTGAATGGCAAAAATACGTCCTTGTGATGCGGCGGTGGGGAGATTgtctacgtgtgtgtgtgtgtcattacAGCGGAGGCTGGAGTGGGCGAGGGGCAGCGAGTTAGcagcttaacgacaccacgagagctaactgatttattaatcatctgcctattggatgtcaaacattcgataattttgactttatagtcttagagaggaaacctgctacatttttctatcagtATAAAGGAATATTTTTAATGCTCAATTTTAAAGTCtcaaggatagcacataccacggcctttgatatgccagtctcGGTACGCTGACTGGAACGAGCAATAGCACAAtgggcatcgatcctagaccgaatgcacaccaggcgagcgctttaaccactgggctacatcatgtCCCATGGGGCAATGCGATGACAATTTTAGATATGGGCGTGGGGAAGGGACAGTAATAATGAAGGTGCATGAGGGTGCGACTGTTAACGCATGCCATGCTAACGATCGGAGAAGGGAGGTGGGTAAGGActcagaaaaaaaaacaaaaaacaaaaaaacagaaaaaaagagagacggATTTCTCACACCCTCTAGCTTATCCTCGAAAGAGTAAAATGTTCTCAAAGAATAGACAAAGAAGTGGCAGCCCCGGCGGATGCAGGCATGTATACAGGGGAGGGTCTAGTCTGTTGCGAGCGACGTTTataaggaggggggggggggtcagggtGGTGGTAGGTGAGAGGGACGACGAATAATGCTCCTCCAGAAAATGtatagaaaaaagagaaaatatgcTTGGGCAGGGAGGGGTTTCGGCCAAAAAACCTCCCCCTGCACTCGCGCCTATAgccattacattttaattttcatataataaaaaagtacTTCCCTTTCAAACAGGTATGGGTATGTTAATGACTGAGAACACTGACCCTAGGAAAATAAAATCATCGCAGAAATTGCgcacacaaataaaattaaagatcCCCCTcaaagtatttaaaattaaatagaaaagaaaagcaGGGAGTTTAcaattattgatttttattttgttttaatgcttTGTGATTATGTTCGGCTTACATTGCTTTCTCTGACGTAATTCAACTACCATGAGCCTCAAACGCTACTGCAAGCCTTCAAAATGGTTTCCTCTCCTTCTAACTATTTACGAGAATTAACCCCAAAACGCCCATAGCCCACGTGACAAACTGTGCTTAAAGATCGAACTCTTATTAAGGCTGTTGCAACAGATCCCCTGATTGGTTGGCGCCGGCAACAGCTGATTGATTCCTTTCTTGCGGACAAGCCCGATAGCTGAGCGCGTTCAAGCGGCAGCACGGAATCAGTGTCTTCGCTTGGCATATACCGCGGCTCGTCCTACTACTACGGAACTCTTCACTACTGAAAGGTAGGTAATTAACTTTTTCAAAAAACCTATTGTATTTAATGGTTTAGtttttgtctgggtttttttaaaaataacttgtgACTAAAGAATATGAGATGTTAAGAAATTGTTGTGATTATGAtattagaatatttaaatattttattatacggttatttgtttttgataaatgacccttagaactttaaaaaaaaaaaaaaaattaaattaaaattattaattaaaagagAGGAAGGTTTTCGCTTAGTTTATTGCGACCTAAACTCTTTTCcgtaaaaacattattaaaaatattcatagATAGGTATGCATTAATATGGGGGTTTAAAATACCATTACTAATTTAGTAACATAATATCATTATGTTATTGTAGTTCTTTTATGCACCCAGTTGTTTTCTTACCAACGTGTAGCAActaaaaaaaaggtattaagaagCTTCTTTGCTGCGCTAAAGAACTTCCATAACTCAAAATTTGCTTACTTTAAAAACTGAATTCCATGCCTAATTTGGTTTAATACAATCATTTTTACTTTTTGAGCTGTTATGTAGCTGAATATTCAGTCTGGAACACACGGTAACTGGGTCGAGGTTGATAGGGTTAGGTGGGTTATAGTAAAACTACATAACGATGACAATACTCGGTGATATGGTGAACGAGAAAGTGTAGTCTGAGAGCAATATGATTAGTTTAAACGCAAATTCACGAGATACAACTTTGTTGTCAGATGTGTGTAGCATATGAAACTGTGTCCGATTCGTACGCTGTCTTATTGTCACCCAACTATATTAATTGTCACTTTTGATATACTAATTGACAGTTACAGGCGCGTGTACGGGCGGAGGGGGTTCGAATCCCGCCTGCCCCAAAATATGtttctaaatatgattttttgaGGAGCAAGACCCGACCCCTATATCCCCCTAAAAAGTTGCTGCTCAACCGCATGAGTTAATTCCTAAGCACTATCTAGTTTTTTGTATTACTAATGACAGTAGGTCTTTAGTTATTTTCACAAGAAGTCAATTCAATtcattcaatttatttatttgcgaAAGCAATTGCCTATAggcataaacataattatacatagtaaatataaataattacgtAAAAACAGCAACATCAGACAAAcgtgtaaatatacatgtaacatggtATTGCGTCTACACTAATTAGTAAAAGATGTTGTAATAGGTTAGGAACAACtagaaaagagaaataaaaattTCAGGATGAACACAAGATAGAATTAATTAGCAAGTTCTCATCGTTTGGTAGATTGGATCAAACGTCTTCCAAGAGTGCGTAATTGAGTTACATTTTGAAGACTTAAAAGTGTAATCAGTTTAAATGTAGAAAGTGGTTTTTTCCAGTATAGTAATACTGCTTAATATATGTTGCACGCAGATCAAAATAGAATGGACATTggaaaataaagtgaaattcatcttcaatacTATTACACTAATACCATTAGTGTCACAGAGCCTGCAAGTACTGAACTACTGATTGATGATTTTAGTATGGTAGTATCCTAGTAAAATAATCCTAACagcttacttacttacttagtCCTTTTCGAGTCGCCTGACACATAGAAACAGGGAACAAGGGCCATCCACTTTGTCCTGTCCGTATCCTGCTTTGTAGTCTGGCCCCAACTTATGTGTAGTTGTTTTAGTTCGTTTTCTAGTTTTCCTCCAGGTTTGTTTAGGCCGACCACGTTTTCTCTTTCCTTCTGGTCAGACCTGTAGCCAATGGAGGGTCGTGGGGAGGGGGTCAGTCGATCCACCCTTATCGGTgacctttttccttttttttttgttttttttttattttttttttatttttttttttttttttttttttttttttttttgtttttttttttttttttttttttttttttgtttgtttttttattttttttttttttttatttttttttttttttttttttttttttttttcccaataTGCCCccggaaccccccccccccccccaagaaactATGTGCCTCACCATAAGCTTAACGAcccctctcaaaatcctggctacgggcctgcttTTGTCCTTCTCAGTGCAACTAGATGAAAATGTAACTAGATGAAAATGTAAGCGATGATACGTTCCAGGATTAAAATATACGAACTGAATTTAAATTCACTACCGCCGAAATAGCGAGTCCCGAGTAGAATTAGAGTTAAAGTGACTATCCTGAGATAGCTGCAGTTGTCAGATGTAGCAGTcttaacagttaaagtttgttttgtttaacgacaccactagaacacatttatgaattaatcatcggctataggatggcAAACATctgatcattctgacacgtagtcattagaggaaacccgctacatttttcttaatgcagcaggggatcgtttatatacactttctcacaTACTGGAAAGCATATACTACGGCTTGTCTAttgtgtactggttggaacaaacaAAATGcagactaacagagacgttttaacgacagacattagatattaaatatatttaaaaaaaagaaaatgcatgaaatatcagtggctgtatactaaatgtgtttctggtcgtcctaatatttctACTAGGTCAAGCGTAATTTTATGTCCTAATATGTATTTATGCGAACGTACGATATTATAGGAATACTTAAATCAAGTTGGGCTACTTAAAAATATTAGGACGATTAGAaatgcattgaatatacatgaaatttgaaactttatttcggtacactcaggccgtcaaattattgtacaatagttatttacaaaaacgGCCATTCTAAACAGTAATCTATATTCATCATGTAACTGTAGTTGTTAAAAAGGATTTATAATTTGGAAATATGTTACAGTGGTTGAATACTCAAGATAGTTTCCTTAATGGCGGATTAACAGTGACacgtgtatgtttttatttctgtatATTATTCAAACACTTTACATATCACACATTCTTTCTGTTAAAAAGCCTCtcacctacatgtattttgtttctcAAAGCCACATGCTATACATGCATGCATTACATAGGGCACCGAATATATAGGTTTATAtcaggtaaagtttgtttttgtttaacgacacaaccagagcacattgatttattaatcattggccattggatgtcaaacatttggtaattttgaccatagtcttagagaggaaactcgctacatttccaagggatcttttatatgcaccatcccacagacaagataacacataccacggcctttgatataccagtcgtggtacattggATGGGACGAAACATAgaccaataggcccaccgacggggatcgatcctaaaccaaccgctcatcaagtgaacgctttaccattgggctacgccccgcccacgtttatatttagttttcatattataatgaaataaatattcagtttgaattttttaatgcagatattgaaaaaaaaaatccctttaaTCTGCTATCGTAACAACCAAAACTATCTCTTGTATGAATAAGATATTATCATCTGATAAAAACGGTATGTTAATTCGCAGTCGGTTTTATTTGACTGTAATTGTACAAGGTCGTGCTGAAAATGGGGCGGGTCttgctcagtcggtagaacTCACGCCGGAAGTGCTTGGATCGTAGGATCGACCCACCTCGATGGACCCATTCATAGGGTTTTCACGatttcaaccagtgcctcatgactggaatatcaaacgCCGCGGTATGAGCTGTCCtgtgttggaaagtgcatacaaacaattacttgctactaacggacaattgtagtaggtttcctctcaagactacatgtcagcaatacacaatgtttgacatacaatagcagattgttaattaatcattgtgctctagcaatgctgttaaacaaacacaaactttaatgtATCGttcacaaaagaaagaaagaaatgttttatttaacgacgcactcaatacattttatttacggttatatggcgtcagacatatggttaaggaccacacagattttgagaggaaacccgctgtcgccactacatgggctactctttccggttagcagcaagggatcttttatttgcgcttcccacaggcaggatagcacaaaccatggcctttgttgaaccagttatggatcactggtcggtgcaagtggtttacacctacccattgagccttgcggagcactcgctcagggtttggagtcgatatctggattaagaatcccatgcctcgactgggatccgaacccagtacctaccagcctgtagaccgatgacctaaccacgacgccaccgaggccggtttatggTTCACAATGACAGCttcttgtttaaatattttcattctgaACATCCAATGTGTTGATGATTGTTCTAATATCTCCAGAAGCTCAAAACGGTTTTCaagataatacattttacaaatatattctaCTGAAAcatctgaatatataataatacagaaatCTTCAGCTGATCTCAAACTTTTAGCATCAACGAAATAAACAATTACGATTGTCTTTTCTGGAATGTCAAAAAAATTAGCAGGTGATTTATACACCAAAGGAAAACTTTAACATGGTTATATTGGAAAAATTACATTTCAATCAAGAATCTAACTGTTagactgtcacggggatcctataatacccgtaactgaatgaaacacgattatccaaatatctctcccaactgtatatctattagatctctctgtaacgggcagttcaacccgcgtggctcgtctaggtatgatcagagataagatcttatataaagtatatattattatagcacgtttagttcactagaaaacacaacaaaaacacaatacactttggaatctgtattaacctacgctgacaaatgtactgccgcagtagttaattaacaacaacaaataataacaacccagaactgatcacttaattagttaatctctaggtgtctagtttacacaatatgctaatcacttcaccgtgacacaacacccacacgtgtgattattgagaaacgcttccaggggaacttaattaataaaggaattacaactctattcctaactggttaatttttataattaccccttaactactcattcagtaaccttgtaatacagacttaatactggtacctatcacaataaagacactaACCTACAATTAgttaggatgactggttaagctttatatatatagaacagtgagcctacagtttactgcgtcagatgaccggcagcaccgtctaaataatattggtataatacagtattaaaatatttaaagtcacatcaatcacatcaagattatacaacagagcagaaacatatatttaccacgtccggactgaacttatatatttcgttcagtggatgacgtccgtttcccctgcagccttcctatgtttctcgctgatatctctaaaaccctagctatttatcataaaaaccgaatatcgcctgggggtacaacgcggtcctccccctatcaagtgatatttccacagagacaacgccggcatatttttcttagatggccagacttgctgacgcctagtcggcAAAATCACGGCCGTAAAagccgcactcgcggaggtattacgtaactactggccacatggcctccgcacctgggatGGGTGTGTaataggcacagctcgaccacggtcgcgcggaggtattacgtaacaaagtgcccaccttggcttaagtgcatattggaactgcacacggccctctaaaacaattaatatcgccacaggctaaaacaaaattaagagcatggtCCGTCACATAGACATATATAACATAGACTGTTGTAAGAAGGCCATATGATTTTATTCTAACATTATGACAATTAGAGGTATTGTGAGAACAAGACAATAGAGAGTTCCTTGTAGTAACAGCACAGCTTTCCTACGAGAACacgatataaataaaatgtcgcGTAACGTTTAAGACTGTGCTAAAACCTACGTGCgaaaagtaaataatataaaaggaaCCACAGGCTCTACAATAAAGATATATTCTATAGAACAATGTCAATCTAAATGGGTTGGAAACGCGATATTAATGAACTGATTATTTACAAGGGAAACAGAAAGTAAGGGAAACGGAGAATAAATCGATTAAACTCCTATTAACTATCACTtaggatttttttctttttgtaaagaTAATACATGATCAATTCACTGCACTCGGGCTTTGGTTTGGTTTCCTGGCGTGTAGACAGGCCCTTGTGTAAGACTTTTGTGCAGACTTTTCGCGCTTCTTAAAATAATCACTATAGATGTCAAGCCAGTAAGCAAAGATATGTGTACACActctgaaatatatacatgcagtgttaaatgttatattactgttatagtcCAAAAATACGCGAACTAGAGAAAAAAAGCTAATTGTACATTAATATGAATTCGAGACATTTTTCTTCACTATCCCAAAAACCAACACCATGAAAAAGAAAGGtctttttgaaaaacaattctACAATGTTTCtttttagaatatatatatatatatatatatatatatatatatatatatatatatatatatatatatatatatatatatatatatcaaacaaaataaaacaacaaatacagatTGAGGCAAGAAACAGCCATTTAAAAAAagccgaaccccccccccccccttcccgaaaaaaaaacccaaacccccgCCAACAAAACagcatttatattttgtatttttaaaaagacatttttaattaatactaCATTTAGTTCCACCATTATAAATACAAGCTTCTTGCTATGCTAGCCAATAGAATGAGTGGCCCTGCTACGGACGCGTATTTCGTTTCGGATTATTTCCTCTCCTTATGACCGCTGACTCAACGATCTGTTGAGGAGTCGTGagagcgggtttcccctctagaCATTTTGTCCAATATTTCTGTCAAATACTTTCAGTTCCTTGCTTCAAACATTATTCTATGCAGATCCTTGTGCGCATTCAGACATGCAATTATTTACGGAAGCTACAGAAAGGTTTTTGCAACCTGTAATGGCGCGCGCTATACAGTAGCAGTCCTCTTAGACTGAGTGGGAACCGTCTATGGCAGTCaagaccagggccccgttttgCGAAGCGATCATAGCGCCAAGATCACATTAAGAACATAGCTACCATGTCTACTTAGGGTGATCTAAGCGCTAAGATAGCGTCGTAAAACGGGACCCTCTTCTCTTATATGTTACGACTTTGTCATATTATCTTTTGGACTCTCTCTTGTGCAAAATATGGTAATCATCAAGGATGTTACACACGTTTCAAAGTTTGATAGGGCCGACCTTACCCAGCCTTCTTTTGTGTTACACGCTTCTAACTACCTACCTACAgatctcggtggtgtcgtggttaggccatcggacatatggctggtaggtatagggttctcagcccggtaccggctcccacccagagcgagttttaacgactcagtgggtaggtataagaccactacgccctcttctctctcactaacgactaaccactaacaactaattcactgccctggacagacagcccaggtagctgaggtgtgtgtccatgatagcgtgcttgaaccttaattggatataaacacgaaagtAGGTTGAAATGAAACTGCCTATACCTAACATTCTTAAACACCTGAAttcaagaaaaacaggcttcgtataTTCGACCTTATTTTGTCAGACTAGATGTGTTTATTGATGgttaaatgattaaattaacacattatatTCAATCTTCCTGGAGGGAAAAGACCCTTCGCTTTCAGGGTGAAGTCCCTTCAGATAAATATTTCTTCTAGAATTGCCAACCGGCTGTCTTACCGTAGGTGCGTTGTTGATCACGGAACCATGTGTTTAGCGAGGAACTGGAAACAAAGACGAATGGAAAGCCGCTGTTTACTTTCTTACTGACTGCAAATTAAGCATGTCTCTAACCTCCTGGTCTTTCTCATACAGGCAGATGGCTTGTAGCACATACGCTTCATTAGTCTACGAAAACCATGCAGATTAAACGTGTGTCCGGTTTCATAAAagttttctttttcagtttcATATTCGCAGCTGTGTGGTTCAAATGCAAGTATTCACTTGATAACCCGAAACCAGGATACACTGCAGACATGCcctttgttttcttaattaattgCCTTCTCTACTCATTTAACCTAATTAAAACATCTCcattaattagttattattttattggtttTTTGTTCGTCTGCACGAAATATTAGGTTGTATatccatatacagtgaaacccctctaaaccggatatCCTATGGGCCAagtaaaacgtctggttttaagaggtatccggtttagagaggttaagttctttaatgattttaaaaaaagggcCGTGAAAAATGTCCGTTTTTAGTGAAtcccggtttacagagggtccggttttgagggaatcccggtttacagagggtccggttttgagaggtttcactgtactcaATAAAGATGACTTTAAAcatttggggccgaatttacgaagcctgtttttcttaaacccaggtgtttaagcattgtaaatgtacgtagttacacacgtgtaagacataaacaggtgtttaagcattgtaaatgtacgtagttacacacgtgtaagacataaacaggtgattaagcattgtaaatgtatatagttacacacgtgtaagtcataaacaggt harbors:
- the LOC121379469 gene encoding uncharacterized protein LOC121379469, with protein sequence MVVMVLVVVVIVDVVVVVMVTDVVMLVVVVMVVVVVVIVDVVVVVMVTDVVMLVVVVMVMVVVVIVDVVVVVMVVDVVMLVVVVMVAVVVVIIDVVVVVMVVDVVMLVLVMLVVVVMVVFVVVIVDVVVVVMVVDVVMLVLVMLVVVIMMVVIMVVTVIVIVKVILAVVMMVVVIVMVVVMMVVLVMVVVVMRLCCSGCDSIYGGSGCGCVVVDDKDRCWLL